The Spirosoma radiotolerans genome has a window encoding:
- a CDS encoding aldo/keto reductase has product MNYRTFGRTGWKISEIGYGMWGLAGWTGSDKEEVLRALQRAVDLGCNFFDTAWAYADGVSEEILNQLLKNNPDKQLYAATKIPPKNRQWPSKPESKLADVFPADYIVEYTEKSLKNLGVETIDLQQFHVWEDAWSDQDEWKEAITKLSQQGKVRAWGLSVNRWEPDNSLNTIRTGLIDAVQVIYNIFDQNPEDNLFPLCRELNIGIIARVPFDEGTLTGTFTKETTFPASDWRSTYFVPENLNSSVDHADALRPLIPDGMSMPEMALRFILSNPDVHTTIPGMRQIRNVEANIAASDGNGLSTELLRELKGHRWDRTPTEWSQ; this is encoded by the coding sequence ATGAATTACCGCACATTTGGCCGCACTGGCTGGAAAATCTCTGAAATTGGCTATGGCATGTGGGGCCTGGCCGGTTGGACTGGCTCCGACAAAGAGGAAGTCTTACGCGCCCTGCAACGGGCTGTTGACCTGGGCTGCAATTTTTTCGATACCGCCTGGGCCTATGCCGATGGCGTCAGTGAAGAAATCCTGAACCAATTGCTGAAAAACAATCCCGACAAGCAATTGTATGCAGCCACCAAGATTCCGCCCAAAAACCGGCAGTGGCCGTCAAAACCAGAGTCCAAACTAGCCGATGTTTTTCCGGCGGATTACATTGTTGAATACACGGAAAAAAGCCTGAAAAACCTCGGTGTCGAAACGATTGATCTCCAGCAATTTCACGTTTGGGAAGATGCCTGGTCCGATCAGGACGAATGGAAGGAAGCCATTACAAAACTATCCCAGCAGGGCAAGGTTCGGGCCTGGGGGCTGTCAGTGAATCGTTGGGAGCCGGACAACAGCTTAAATACGATCCGGACAGGGCTTATCGACGCGGTTCAGGTCATTTATAACATCTTCGATCAGAACCCCGAAGATAACCTGTTTCCGCTCTGCCGTGAACTGAATATTGGTATCATTGCCCGCGTTCCCTTCGACGAAGGCACACTGACTGGGACCTTCACGAAAGAAACAACCTTTCCGGCCAGCGACTGGCGGTCGACGTATTTCGTTCCTGAAAACCTCAACAGCAGTGTCGACCATGCCGACGCCCTACGGCCACTTATTCCGGACGGTATGAGCATGCCTGAAATGGCGCTTCGCTTTATCCTGAGTAACCCCGATGTCCATACGACTATTCCGGGCATGCGCCAGATTCGGAACGTAGAAGCTAACATTGCCGCCAGCGACGGCAACGGATTATCGACGGAATTATTACGTGAACTAAAAGGACACCGCTGGGACCGGACGCCAACCGAGTGGAGCCAGTAA
- a CDS encoding response regulator transcription factor, with the protein MKILLIEDEPALQIAVQQYLAGEGYTVTTANTYRQGAEKAHDYDYDCLIIDLMLPDGNGLDLVRELKSRQSTAGIIVVTAKDALMDKLTGLDAGADDYLTKPFHLPELNARLRSVLRRRLFGGQAHISAGELKLWPDQQRVSVQDADVKLTGKEYDLLLFLVTNADRLLSKSAIAEHVWGDAMDVADSHEFLYTHVKNLRRKLILAGCPDYIQTRYGAGYLFSTRLP; encoded by the coding sequence ATGAAAATACTCTTAATTGAAGACGAGCCCGCGTTACAAATTGCCGTTCAGCAGTACCTGGCAGGTGAAGGATACACCGTAACAACGGCAAATACATACCGGCAGGGCGCTGAAAAAGCCCATGATTATGATTACGACTGCTTAATCATTGACCTAATGCTTCCCGATGGAAATGGTCTCGATCTGGTGCGGGAATTAAAAAGCCGCCAGTCAACGGCAGGCATTATTGTCGTCACGGCCAAAGACGCGCTTATGGATAAGCTAACCGGCCTCGACGCCGGGGCCGACGATTACCTGACCAAACCATTCCACCTGCCTGAACTCAACGCCCGGCTTCGGTCGGTGCTGCGCCGTCGGTTGTTTGGCGGGCAGGCGCACATAAGTGCGGGTGAGCTTAAACTCTGGCCTGATCAACAACGCGTCAGTGTGCAGGATGCCGATGTTAAGCTAACGGGAAAAGAATATGACCTGCTCCTTTTTCTGGTCACAAATGCTGACCGGCTCCTATCTAAATCAGCTATCGCCGAACACGTTTGGGGCGACGCAATGGATGTTGCCGACTCGCACGAGTTCCTGTATACACACGTTAAAAACCTACGCCGGAAGCTCATCCTGGCGGGCTGCCCCGACTACATTCAGACCCGTTATGGGGCAGGCTATCTCTTTTCGACCCGTTTGCCATGA
- a CDS encoding sensor histidine kinase, with protein MSLLSQTARYLLITAFTIALVGAVGFYTLIHRKIRYEVDEILTTQVKQTALRLQKYPLAQLTDWDNNPRIERVTFTKKPTFSDITILDSLDSNKPIPIRQLQETVSVNGQIYLVTIQQPYYEFSELTREISIGVILCFLILVAVSVVVGLGLSRRLWEPFYTTIDQLSSVRLDSGVEPVFPENTIREFGLLNRSLGELTQKLRRQFSLQKQFTENASHELQTPLAVASAELDFLMQSEHLTENDHAHLQRATDALGRLSHLNRSLLLLTQVENNQFASDELVNLSELVNQFTEEYTPFFQHKNMAVLQKIAPDVSLKMNRQLAVVLLTNLLKNAARHGGRKSDKTSSYIDIELTPKALTIQNTGEPLPFADNQLFHRFVKNPARPDSTGLGLALVKQICDRYHLPLMYQYDTNKGTHEFKIGLLQKRA; from the coding sequence ATGAGCCTGCTGAGCCAGACTGCCCGCTATTTGCTGATCACAGCGTTTACTATTGCGTTGGTCGGCGCCGTAGGCTTTTATACGCTCATTCACCGAAAAATTCGGTATGAAGTAGATGAGATTCTGACGACTCAAGTCAAACAAACAGCCTTACGACTTCAGAAGTATCCCCTCGCCCAACTTACGGACTGGGATAATAACCCCCGAATTGAACGGGTAACCTTCACAAAAAAGCCAACGTTTTCAGATATCACCATCCTGGATTCTCTGGATAGCAACAAACCCATTCCTATTCGGCAGTTGCAGGAAACTGTTTCGGTTAACGGGCAAATTTATCTGGTAACGATTCAACAACCGTACTACGAGTTCAGTGAGTTGACGCGCGAAATCTCTATAGGTGTGATCCTCTGCTTTCTGATTCTGGTAGCTGTGTCTGTGGTTGTTGGTTTGGGTTTATCCCGACGATTGTGGGAACCCTTCTACACCACTATCGACCAGCTTAGTAGCGTTCGACTCGATTCGGGGGTGGAGCCGGTGTTTCCGGAAAATACGATCCGGGAGTTCGGTTTACTGAACCGATCGCTGGGCGAGTTGACGCAAAAGCTCCGTCGTCAATTTTCATTGCAGAAACAGTTCACCGAGAATGCGTCGCACGAGCTACAAACACCCCTGGCCGTTGCCTCGGCGGAGCTGGATTTTCTGATGCAGTCGGAACACCTGACCGAAAACGATCACGCTCACCTGCAACGGGCCACGGATGCCCTCGGTCGGCTCAGTCACCTGAATCGGTCGCTGCTGTTGCTTACACAGGTAGAAAATAACCAGTTTGCCAGCGACGAACTAGTCAACCTAAGTGAACTGGTCAATCAATTCACGGAGGAATACACGCCGTTTTTTCAGCACAAGAACATGGCTGTTCTTCAAAAGATTGCGCCTGATGTTTCGCTAAAAATGAATCGGCAGTTAGCGGTCGTCCTTCTCACGAACCTCCTGAAAAATGCGGCCCGGCACGGAGGCAGGAAAAGTGATAAAACAAGCAGCTACATTGACATTGAGCTAACCCCTAAAGCTTTAACTATACAGAACACTGGCGAACCACTGCCCTTTGCCGATAACCAGTTATTTCATCGGTTCGTTAAGAATCCCGCCCGCCCCGACTCGACAGGCTTGGGTCTGGCCCTGGTCAAACAGATTTGTGACCGCTATCATTTGCCGCTAATGTACCAGTACGATACCAATAAGGGTACGCATGAATTCAAGATTGGGCTATTGCAGAAACGGGCGTAA
- a CDS encoding TonB-dependent receptor, with the protein MKNLFFIGLLLLGIGSAFGQANRVIRVEDSLTHEPIIAATVRTAIRPIIGAVTNAAGIAIIANLPATINALTVSAVGYETESFPISTTADTLVFRLHSEDASLDEVTVTATRTNSRIEDLPIKVEVLGQEDMDEESAVVPGNVSSILGDISIIHIQRTSAVNGNQAIRMQGLDPKYTQILRDGLPLYEGFSGNLGVLQIPPLDLKQVEIVKGSVSTLYGGGAIGGMINIVSKSPTSEKPTFTALLNHSGLKENNLNAYYSQRYGKTGLTLFSGYTDQAAVDVTNDGYTDSPQIKQFNFHPKFFYNPSDQTRVNIGYSFTNEHREGGYLAALEGTLPNAYRNITDLQRHTVDFDATHSTSPRNALTLKGAVSTFHRQNTDYQKLSDGRQSSIYLEGNDLVRFGQHQLIVGGNLTVEAFRKKPDSTRLVDYTYQTIGGFVQDDWQLGDKIALQAGLRFDHHNTFGNFLLPRLSVKLKPADPWTVRVSVGTGYKTPNLFVNQTPGALNVSLIFPRLLPIDVATVKAEKSVGANMDIAYSKTFESGVSLQVDQAFYYTYVNSPVVSAFASTSSNLGAYTQLINAPYNLFSVGTDTYVRLEYKDYELYLGYNHTLARRDGQSSSGPTDTSYLPLAPQDKFSTTLAWENEHFRFGIETAYVGSQYLYNNQKVANYWFFAGAAEYHYNEHWRLVLNAENLFNIKQANFETVVSGPITQPTFRPIWAPLEGRIVNLALKYTL; encoded by the coding sequence ATGAAAAATCTCTTTTTTATTGGCTTGCTCCTGCTGGGCATTGGCTCTGCATTTGGTCAGGCCAATCGCGTCATTCGGGTAGAAGATAGCCTGACCCACGAACCCATTATTGCAGCCACCGTACGTACAGCTATCAGACCAATCATTGGAGCGGTTACCAACGCGGCCGGCATTGCGATCATTGCTAACTTACCGGCTACGATTAACGCCCTAACAGTTAGTGCCGTCGGCTATGAAACGGAATCATTCCCAATATCGACTACAGCCGATACGCTCGTTTTTCGGCTTCATAGCGAGGATGCCTCCCTCGACGAAGTGACCGTAACCGCTACCCGCACCAACTCCCGAATTGAGGATCTGCCCATTAAAGTCGAAGTCTTGGGCCAGGAAGATATGGATGAAGAAAGCGCCGTTGTACCGGGTAACGTGAGTAGCATTCTGGGCGACATTTCGATTATTCATATCCAGCGGACATCGGCTGTAAATGGCAACCAGGCCATCCGAATGCAGGGTCTTGACCCCAAATACACGCAAATTCTGCGCGACGGATTGCCGCTATACGAAGGCTTCTCCGGGAACCTGGGCGTCCTACAGATTCCACCGCTGGATTTGAAGCAGGTCGAAATAGTTAAAGGCTCGGTGTCGACACTCTATGGCGGGGGCGCGATCGGCGGTATGATCAATATTGTGTCAAAATCGCCTACCTCTGAAAAACCAACCTTTACGGCCCTGTTGAATCACTCGGGTCTGAAAGAGAATAACCTGAATGCCTATTACTCCCAACGCTATGGGAAAACAGGCCTGACCCTATTCTCGGGTTACACCGACCAGGCAGCCGTCGACGTCACCAACGATGGTTATACCGACAGCCCGCAGATCAAACAGTTCAATTTTCACCCCAAGTTTTTCTACAACCCATCGGATCAGACGCGGGTAAACATCGGGTATTCGTTTACTAACGAACATCGGGAAGGCGGCTATCTGGCGGCTCTGGAAGGCACGCTGCCCAACGCTTATCGGAACATCACGGACTTACAACGGCATACCGTTGATTTTGACGCGACGCATAGCACATCGCCACGCAACGCGCTGACACTGAAAGGGGCAGTGAGTACATTTCACCGCCAAAACACCGATTACCAGAAACTATCCGATGGGCGGCAGTCGTCAATTTATCTTGAAGGCAATGACCTTGTCCGATTTGGGCAACATCAGCTTATTGTTGGGGGGAATCTGACCGTTGAAGCCTTCCGCAAAAAACCAGACAGCACCCGGTTGGTCGATTACACGTACCAAACCATTGGCGGATTCGTGCAGGACGACTGGCAGTTGGGCGATAAAATAGCATTGCAGGCAGGACTTCGTTTCGATCACCACAATACGTTTGGTAACTTTCTGTTGCCTCGCCTGTCCGTCAAGCTGAAGCCAGCCGATCCGTGGACCGTACGGGTAAGTGTTGGAACGGGCTACAAAACTCCGAATCTGTTTGTAAACCAGACACCCGGCGCGTTAAATGTCAGTCTGATTTTTCCCCGCCTGCTGCCTATCGACGTAGCCACGGTGAAAGCCGAAAAATCTGTGGGGGCCAACATGGACATTGCCTACTCGAAAACATTCGAAAGTGGTGTCTCGCTGCAAGTTGATCAGGCCTTTTACTATACCTATGTCAACTCACCGGTAGTGTCGGCCTTTGCCAGTACATCGAGTAACCTGGGCGCCTATACGCAGTTGATCAACGCGCCCTATAACCTCTTTAGTGTCGGGACGGATACGTACGTCCGGCTCGAATACAAAGACTACGAATTGTACCTGGGTTACAACCATACCCTCGCCCGGCGCGACGGGCAATCCAGCTCAGGCCCCACCGATACGAGTTACCTCCCCCTTGCTCCACAAGACAAATTTTCGACTACGTTGGCCTGGGAAAATGAACATTTCCGATTTGGTATCGAGACGGCGTATGTTGGTTCGCAATACCTCTACAACAACCAGAAAGTGGCGAACTACTGGTTCTTTGCCGGAGCCGCCGAATACCACTACAACGAACACTGGCGGCTGGTGCTAAACGCCGAAAACCTCTTTAACATCAAACAGGCCAATTTCGAAACGGTTGTCAGCGGTCCCATCACTCAGCCTACGTTCCGCCCGATCTGGGCACCGTTAGAGGGGAGAATCGTGAATCTGGCGTTGAAATACACGTTGTGA